The Mugil cephalus isolate CIBA_MC_2020 chromosome 11, CIBA_Mcephalus_1.1, whole genome shotgun sequence genome includes a window with the following:
- the rbp5 gene encoding retinol-binding protein 5 isoform X2, giving the protein MSKPNYSGTYHMMDADNMDAYLAALDINFALRKIVCLLKPTKEITHDPATGAMKIRTLTTFKNFNMDFTIGKEFTEDLGPVDGRTCQTTVSWEGDKLVCVQRGEKEGRGWTHWLEGDKLHLEMRVQGVIAKQVFKKAD; this is encoded by the exons atgtctaaACCCAATTACTCTGGCACGTATCATATGATGGACGCGGACAACATGGACGCCTACCTTGCAGCTTTAG ATATCAATTTTGCCTTGAGGaagattgtgtgtctgttgaaGCCCACAAAAGAGATCACCCACGACCCGGCAACGGGAGCCATGAAAATCCGCACACTCACCACCTTCAAGAACTTCAACATGGATTTCACTATTGGAAAGGAGTTCACCGAAGACCTGGGGCCAGTGGATGGTCGTACCTGTCAG ACCACAGTGAGCTGGGAAGGAGACAAGCTGGTTTGTGTACAGCGGGGCGAGAAAGAGGGACGAGGCTGGACGCACTGGCTGGAGGGTGACAAGCTGCATTTG gagATGAGAGTTCAAGGCGTCATCGCCAAGCAAGTCTTCAAAAAGGCGGACTGA
- the rbp5 gene encoding retinol-binding protein 5 isoform X1 produces the protein MSKPNYSGTYHMMDADNMDAYLAALALCAPDKALPHQSLRLWLLKFPPCLFSDINFALRKIVCLLKPTKEITHDPATGAMKIRTLTTFKNFNMDFTIGKEFTEDLGPVDGRTCQTTVSWEGDKLVCVQRGEKEGRGWTHWLEGDKLHLEMRVQGVIAKQVFKKAD, from the exons atgtctaaACCCAATTACTCTGGCACGTATCATATGATGGACGCGGACAACATGGACGCCTACCTTGCAGCTTTAG CACTCTGCGCCCCAGACAAAGCTCTGCCTCACCAAAGCCTTCGCTTGTGGCTCCTGAAATTTCCTCCCTGTCTTTTCTCAGATATCAATTTTGCCTTGAGGaagattgtgtgtctgttgaaGCCCACAAAAGAGATCACCCACGACCCGGCAACGGGAGCCATGAAAATCCGCACACTCACCACCTTCAAGAACTTCAACATGGATTTCACTATTGGAAAGGAGTTCACCGAAGACCTGGGGCCAGTGGATGGTCGTACCTGTCAG ACCACAGTGAGCTGGGAAGGAGACAAGCTGGTTTGTGTACAGCGGGGCGAGAAAGAGGGACGAGGCTGGACGCACTGGCTGGAGGGTGACAAGCTGCATTTG gagATGAGAGTTCAAGGCGTCATCGCCAAGCAAGTCTTCAAAAAGGCGGACTGA